The window GCCGTCGCGGGCGGCGGCGGTCGCGGCATGCGTCTGGTGACCAAGCCGGAGAACCTGGAGTCCGCCTTCGAGATGGCCCGTGCCGAGGCCGAAGCCAGTTTCAGCAACGGCGATCTGTACATGGAGCGTGCCATTGTCGAGCCGCGCCATGTTGAGATTCAGATCATGGGCGACGGCCAAGGCGGCTGCGTGCACTTGGGCGAGCGCGACTGTTCCACGCAACGCCGTCATCAGAAGTTGATCGAGGAATCGCCATCGCCCGCCGTTGACGAAAAGCTTCGTCAGAAGATGGGAGCGATTGCCGCGCAGGCGGCGGGTGCGCTCGGTTACGGATTGGCGGGAACCATGGAATTCCTGCTCGACCGTGACGGGAGCTTCTACTTCATGGAGATGAACACGCGAATTCAGGTCGAGCATCCCGTGACGGAGATGGTGACCGGAATCGATCTGGTCAAAACCCAGTTGCGCGTCGCCTTGGGTGACCCGCTTCCCAACCAGTCTGAGATCAAGGTCCACGGTCATGCCATCGAGTGCCGCGTCAATGCGGAGGATGCTGATCGCGGATTCATGCCATCGCCCGGCAAGATCACCGCCCTGAATCTTCCCGGCGGTCCCGGCGTACGCGTCGATTCGCATGTGTATCAGGGCTACACGATTCCGCCGTACTATGACAGTTTGATCGGAAAACTAATCGCCCACGGTCACGACCGCGCCGAAGCCATCTCCCGCATGCGGCGCGCGCTTGAAGAGTATGTCGTTGAAGGTATTAAGACCACAATTCCGTTCCACCTCCGCATCTTGGCGACCGACGAATTTGTCACGGGCCGCATGCACACGAAGTGGGTGGAGGAATACATGGAACAACTATCCGCCAAGCAGACTGCCGCCTGAGATCCGGTCATTCGCCCGCACGCGCATTCGCTCGCCGCTCCTCCCATTGTTTCAACTCTTCCCTTTTCCTTTTCGAGGACATCATGAACATTCCGGCTGAATTGCTCTATACGAAAGAACACGAGTGGGTCCGTGTCGATGGTGACACCGCCGTCGTGGGGATCACCGATTTTGCGCAGGGCGAACTTGGCGACGTGGTTTTCGTCCAGTTACCGGACATCGGCAAA is drawn from candidate division KSB1 bacterium and contains these coding sequences:
- the accC gene encoding acetyl-CoA carboxylase biotin carboxylase subunit, whose protein sequence is MFKKVLIANRGEIALRVIRACRELGLKSVAVFSTADRDSLHVRFADESVCIGPPQSSESYLSARALISAAEVTGADAIHPGYGFLAENADFAQICLDHNILWIGPAPAVIEKMGHKSEAKKTMQAAGCPVIPGSDGPVATAEDAMGLAADIGFPVMIKAVAGGGGRGMRLVTKPENLESAFEMARAEAEASFSNGDLYMERAIVEPRHVEIQIMGDGQGGCVHLGERDCSTQRRHQKLIEESPSPAVDEKLRQKMGAIAAQAAGALGYGLAGTMEFLLDRDGSFYFMEMNTRIQVEHPVTEMVTGIDLVKTQLRVALGDPLPNQSEIKVHGHAIECRVNAEDADRGFMPSPGKITALNLPGGPGVRVDSHVYQGYTIPPYYDSLIGKLIAHGHDRAEAISRMRRALEEYVVEGIKTTIPFHLRILATDEFVTGRMHTKWVEEYMEQLSAKQTAA